The sequence CCCGTGTTTAGAACTCCATCAACAACAACCTGAACCAACACCCACCCTCCCCGCGAAGCGGCACTAAAAAGTTTAGGAGGGAGAAGGGGATGGGGGTCCGGGGGAAGGGGAAGAGGGAAGCCCTTTTCAAAGGGTTCCCTCTTCCCCTTCCCCCGGCCGCCGGAGGCATTCAATGACACCATTCATACAGGGGTACGCCATGGGGGGCGGACTGATCGTGGCCATCGGGGCGCAGAACGCGTTCGTTTTGACGCAGGGTGTACGGCGCAACCATCATCTGGCCGTGGCGGCCCTGTGCATCCTGTGCGACGGGCTGCTCATCGGCCTGGGCGTGACCGGAGTGGGAACGGTGGTGGCGTCCAACCCGACCTTGGGGCTGGTGGCTGCCTGGGGCGGGGCGGCGTTCCTGGCGTGGTACGGGCTGGGCGCGCTGCGGTCTGCCTTGCGTGGCGGGGCCATGGAAACCCGGCAGGAGGTGGAGCGTGGCTTGAAACCCACCCTGATCCTGACCCTGGCCGTGACCCTGCTCAATCCGCATGTCTACCTGGACACCGTGGTGCTCATGGGCTCGGTCAGCGGGCAATTCCCGGGCACGGCGCGCTATGCCTTTGGCCTGGGCGCGTTCGCGGCCTCGTTCACCTGGTTTCTGTGCCTGAGCCTGGGCGGTCAGGTCCTTGCGCCGCTGTTCTCCCGCGATCTGACCTGGCGTATAC is a genomic window of uncultured Pseudodesulfovibrio sp. containing:
- a CDS encoding LysE/ArgO family amino acid transporter: MTPFIQGYAMGGGLIVAIGAQNAFVLTQGVRRNHHLAVAALCILCDGLLIGLGVTGVGTVVASNPTLGLVAAWGGAAFLAWYGLGALRSALRGGAMETRQEVERGLKPTLILTLAVTLLNPHVYLDTVVLMGSVSGQFPGTARYAFGLGAFAASFTWFLCLSLGGQVLAPLFSRDLTWRILDGAVCLTMWSIAASLLRPVLFA